In one window of Agromyces badenianii DNA:
- a CDS encoding LLM class flavin-dependent oxidoreductase has protein sequence MRFGIVILPQHDWPAAARYWRGAEELGFDHAWTYDHLSWRGLAGERWHATVPTLTAAAMVTERIGLGTFVASPNYRHPVPFAKDVATLDQISGGRLLLGLGSGGTGFDAYVLGQPEYTPRQRFERFVEFSEALDVLLRFERPGSGGISFEGQWFTASGARMVGEPAQRPRMPLHLAADGPKGVAFAARLGDGWVTTGGADDGTDAWWRRVAELSARLDEACAAGDRDPSSLDRTLLLDSEARYSLASAAAFEDAVGRAAEAGFTDVISHWPREHGLYAGDESVLDEAARLMSTWR, from the coding sequence ATGCGTTTCGGAATCGTCATCCTCCCGCAGCACGACTGGCCCGCCGCCGCCCGGTACTGGCGCGGCGCCGAAGAGCTCGGCTTCGATCATGCCTGGACCTACGACCACCTCTCGTGGCGAGGTCTCGCGGGCGAGCGGTGGCACGCGACGGTGCCCACGCTCACCGCGGCCGCGATGGTCACCGAGCGCATCGGGCTCGGCACCTTCGTGGCGAGCCCGAACTACCGGCATCCGGTGCCCTTCGCGAAGGATGTCGCGACCCTCGACCAGATCTCGGGCGGCAGGCTGCTGCTCGGCCTCGGTTCCGGAGGAACCGGGTTCGACGCGTACGTGCTCGGCCAGCCCGAGTACACGCCCCGGCAGCGCTTCGAGCGGTTCGTCGAGTTCAGCGAGGCCCTCGACGTGCTGCTGCGGTTCGAACGACCGGGGTCGGGCGGCATCTCGTTCGAGGGGCAGTGGTTCACGGCGTCGGGGGCGCGCATGGTCGGCGAGCCGGCGCAGCGCCCGCGCATGCCGCTGCACCTCGCCGCCGACGGCCCGAAGGGAGTCGCTTTCGCGGCGCGCCTCGGCGACGGCTGGGTGACCACGGGCGGCGCCGACGACGGCACGGATGCCTGGTGGCGCCGCGTGGCGGAGCTGAGCGCGCGGCTCGACGAGGCCTGCGCGGCCGGCGACCGGGATCCGTCGAGCCTCGATCGCACGCTGTTGCTCGATTCCGAGGCGCGGTACAGCCTCGCGAGTGCCGCGGCCTTCGAAGACGCCGTCGGGCGGGCGGCCGAGGCCGGCTTCACCGACGTCATCTCGCACTGGCCGCGGGAGCACGGCCTCTACGCCGGCGACGAGTCGGTGCTCGACGAGGCCGCGCGGCTCATGAGCACCTGGCGGTGA
- a CDS encoding thioredoxin family protein: MATVALTLDTFEKTILEGGTVFVDFWAGWCGPCLQFAPNYEAAAEANPDLTFAKVDTEDQQQLAAAMNITSIPTIMAFKDGIGVFAQAGALPRPMLDELISQVRELDMEQVRADLDKQEAEEASA; this comes from the coding sequence ATGGCTACCGTGGCGCTCACCCTGGACACCTTCGAGAAGACCATCCTCGAGGGCGGCACCGTCTTCGTCGACTTCTGGGCCGGGTGGTGCGGGCCGTGCCTGCAGTTCGCGCCGAACTACGAGGCCGCCGCCGAGGCGAACCCCGACCTCACCTTCGCGAAGGTCGACACCGAAGACCAGCAGCAGCTGGCCGCGGCCATGAACATCACGTCGATTCCGACCATCATGGCCTTCAAAGACGGCATCGGCGTCTTCGCGCAGGCCGGCGCCCTGCCCCGGCCGATGCTCGACGAACTCATCTCGCAAGTGCGGGAGCTCGACATGGAACAGGTTCGCGCCGACCTCGACAAGCAGGAAGCCGAGGAAGCGTCGGCCTGA
- a CDS encoding alpha/beta fold hydrolase has translation MVAFGGARGSFRRRGPATEGASGPEAAVDSARLADEAIPDIDWRIFPEDAEHSMFEAPSGALARVAVGPSHGPRVVLVPGATGSKEDFVLMMPLFAGAGYRAESFDLAGQYESWRAGPSNLDPPRSRYDERLFLDDLLAVLDDGSAPAHVLGYSFAGTLAELALLERPELFASLTLLSAPPEPGQAFRGVKRIGPISAFTSPRQGASLMLWGIRNNLNRVPPRRLRFVRDRFALTRRESVDDIIALMMRTPDLRAGLTAAHVPKLVAVGEHDLWPRELHERFAREIGARLAVYPTGHSPCETAPHQLVRDMLELFAETDATP, from the coding sequence GTGGTCGCATTCGGAGGCGCACGCGGGTCATTCCGTCGGCGCGGCCCGGCGACCGAGGGGGCATCGGGGCCGGAGGCCGCCGTCGATTCCGCGCGCCTCGCCGACGAGGCCATTCCCGACATCGACTGGCGGATCTTCCCGGAAGACGCCGAGCACTCGATGTTCGAGGCGCCGAGCGGTGCGCTCGCCCGAGTCGCCGTGGGCCCATCGCACGGGCCGCGCGTCGTGCTCGTGCCCGGGGCCACGGGTTCGAAAGAGGACTTCGTGCTGATGATGCCGCTCTTCGCAGGGGCCGGCTATCGGGCGGAGTCCTTCGACCTCGCCGGGCAGTACGAGTCGTGGCGCGCCGGGCCGTCGAACCTCGACCCGCCGCGAAGCCGCTACGACGAGCGGCTCTTCCTCGACGACCTGCTCGCCGTGCTCGACGACGGGTCGGCTCCGGCGCACGTGCTCGGCTACAGCTTCGCCGGCACGCTCGCCGAGCTCGCGTTGCTCGAGCGGCCGGAGCTGTTCGCGAGTCTCACCCTCTTGAGCGCCCCGCCCGAGCCCGGGCAGGCGTTTCGCGGGGTCAAGCGCATCGGGCCGATCAGCGCCTTCACGTCGCCGCGTCAGGGTGCATCGCTCATGCTCTGGGGCATCCGGAACAACCTCAATCGGGTTCCGCCGCGTCGGCTCCGGTTCGTGCGCGACCGATTCGCCCTGACCCGCCGCGAGAGCGTCGACGACATCATCGCGCTCATGATGCGCACCCCCGATCTGCGCGCCGGGCTCACCGCCGCCCATGTTCCGAAGCTCGTCGCAGTCGGGGAGCACGACCTGTGGCCGCGAGAGCTGCACGAGCGGTTCGCGCGCGAGATCGGTGCGCGCCTGGCGGTGTATCCGACGGGACACAGCCCGTGCGAGACCGCGCCCCACCAACTCGTGCGCGACATGCTCGAGCTGTTCGCCGAGACCGACGCCACGCCGTAG
- a CDS encoding glycosyltransferase family 2 protein, with translation MRTISVIVPSLNDAEFLTACLDALAKQTRRADEIIVVDNGSTDATADVGRAAGAWVVHEPRRGIWPATAAGFDAASGELLARLDADSVPAPDWLAEVERRMNRADRPTVVTNGGTFYGRNALVRWIARNIYIGGYFTVIGALLGHPPIFGSNYAIRADAWSRLRDIVHRDRADLHDDLDLAWWMQPGMTVVRDRHLLVGVSARPFDSFSGLARRVRMAFHTMSVESREWPPLTRRSERRSAAAWVWEGAPVAPTNPEADGEEPVPA, from the coding sequence ATGCGCACGATTTCGGTCATCGTTCCGAGCTTGAACGACGCGGAGTTCCTCACCGCTTGCCTCGACGCGCTCGCGAAGCAGACCCGGCGCGCCGACGAGATCATCGTCGTCGACAACGGTTCAACGGATGCCACGGCCGACGTCGGCCGAGCGGCGGGCGCCTGGGTCGTGCACGAACCGCGGCGCGGCATCTGGCCCGCGACCGCGGCGGGCTTCGACGCGGCATCCGGCGAGCTGCTCGCCCGTCTCGATGCCGACTCGGTGCCCGCGCCCGACTGGCTCGCCGAGGTCGAGCGACGCATGAACCGGGCCGACCGGCCGACGGTCGTCACCAACGGCGGCACCTTCTACGGCAGGAACGCGCTCGTGCGCTGGATCGCCCGCAACATCTACATCGGCGGCTACTTCACGGTCATCGGGGCCCTGCTCGGCCACCCGCCGATCTTCGGATCGAACTACGCGATCCGGGCCGACGCCTGGAGCCGGCTGCGCGATATCGTGCACCGCGATCGCGCCGACCTGCATGACGACCTCGACCTCGCCTGGTGGATGCAGCCCGGGATGACGGTCGTGCGCGACCGTCACCTCCTCGTCGGCGTCTCCGCGCGGCCGTTCGACAGTTTCAGCGGCCTCGCCCGGCGGGTGCGGATGGCCTTCCACACGATGTCGGTGGAGTCGCGCGAATGGCCGCCGCTGACCCGGCGCAGCGAGCGCCGCAGCGCCGCCGCGTGGGTCTGGGAGGGGGCGCCCGTTGCACCGACGAATCCCGAGGCCGACGGCGAGGAGCCGGTCCCGGCCTGA